One window of Pyrus communis chromosome 12, drPyrComm1.1, whole genome shotgun sequence genomic DNA carries:
- the LOC137710107 gene encoding uncharacterized protein encodes MYGLNNIQIKTILDEHTCGRTWANKNMKSPLLTDLYMDRIKLNPTWPVDSFLTTVQSEWNHGCTKRKAYRALDKALKIIEGKHAEQYTKLWDFAEEVKKTNPGSTVKVKLDRGRFQRIYVCLGACKEGFKSGYRPLIGLDGCHLKSVYEGQLLCAVGIDPNDETWVIAYAVVEMENKSSWIWFLELLAVDVGIVNQWG; translated from the coding sequence ATGTATGGTTTGAACAACATACAGATCAAGACCATACTTGATGAACACACATGTGGgagaacttgggcaaacaagaACATGAAGTCCCCTTTGCTGACTGATTTGTACATGGACAGGATAAAACTGAATCCCACATGGCCTGTGGATTCCTTTTTAACAACTGTCCAATCAGAGTGGAATCACGGTTGTACAAAGAGGAAGGCTTACAGGGCTTTAGATAAGGCTTTAAAGATCATTGAGGGAAAACATGCAGAGCAGTACACAAAGTTGTGGGACTTTGCTGAGGAAGTGAAGAAGACTAACCCTGGAAGCACAGTGAAGGTGAAGTTGGATAGGGGGAGGTTccaaaggatatatgtgtgctTGGGGGCTTGTAAAGAGGGGTTTAAGTCAGGGTATAGACCATTGATAGGATTAGATGGGTGTCATTTAAAGAGTGTATATGAAGGTCAGCTACTTTGTGCTGTTGGCATTGACCCAAATGATGAAACATGGGTTATAGCGTATGCAGTTGTAGAAATGGAGAATAAATCTAGTTGGATTTGGTTCTTAGAGTTATTAGCCGTTGATGTTGGGATTGTCAATCAATGGGG